From a region of the Paenibacillus sp. FSL R10-2734 genome:
- the pdxA gene encoding 4-hydroxythreonine-4-phosphate dehydrogenase PdxA: MNKSKPVIGITMGDAAGVGPEIIVKALAHSKIYDWCQPVVIGEKKVLERAMPLVKSELALEVLNESSDWTEAGQAGTISLVDVSYPMAPPEFGQLSAEAGDAAYRCVKKAVELGLAGKIGAICTAPLNKEALHLGGHLYPGHTELLAHLMDVKDYAMMLAAPKLRVIHATTHVGLKDAIDRLSPQRILRVIQLADDLLRKSGITSPRIAVCGINPHAGENGLFGNGEEGEKIVPAIQEAVAAGINATGPYPADTVFFRAVRGDFDCVVAMYHDQGHIPIKVLGMEEGVNISVGMPLVRTSVDHGTAFDIAGTGIADESSLIEAIRQAAALVPHS; encoded by the coding sequence GTGAATAAGAGTAAGCCTGTAATCGGAATTACGATGGGCGATGCTGCAGGCGTCGGCCCTGAGATTATCGTGAAAGCGCTGGCACACTCAAAGATATATGATTGGTGCCAACCTGTGGTCATTGGGGAGAAAAAAGTGCTAGAACGAGCCATGCCCCTGGTGAAGAGCGAGCTAGCATTAGAAGTCCTGAACGAGTCTAGTGATTGGACTGAAGCGGGTCAAGCAGGAACTATCTCATTAGTTGATGTGAGTTATCCTATGGCACCTCCAGAATTCGGGCAATTATCCGCTGAAGCGGGTGATGCTGCGTATCGTTGTGTGAAGAAAGCTGTAGAGTTAGGTCTTGCTGGCAAAATCGGAGCCATTTGTACTGCACCATTGAATAAAGAAGCGCTACACCTGGGTGGTCACTTATATCCGGGGCATACTGAGCTGCTTGCTCATCTAATGGATGTCAAAGATTATGCCATGATGCTTGCAGCACCGAAGCTTAGAGTTATTCACGCGACGACACATGTGGGGTTAAAGGACGCTATTGATCGACTAAGCCCGCAGCGAATTCTTCGCGTGATTCAATTGGCGGATGATCTGCTACGGAAGAGTGGCATCACTTCACCGCGCATTGCGGTTTGTGGTATTAATCCGCATGCCGGTGAGAACGGGTTATTTGGTAACGGAGAAGAGGGCGAGAAAATCGTACCAGCGATACAGGAAGCCGTTGCAGCTGGAATCAATGCGACCGGTCCTTATCCAGCTGATACAGTCTTTTTCCGCGCGGTTCGTGGGGATTTCGATTGTGTTGTTGCGATGTATCATGACCAAGGACATATCCCAATTAAAGTACTCGGCATGGAAGAAGGCGTAAATATATCCGTTGGTATGCCTCTCGTACGAACAAGTGTAGATCATGGTACGGCATTCGATATCGCTGGTACCGGCATTGCAGATGAATCCAGCTTAATCGAAGCGATTCGTCAGGCTGCTGCTCTAGTTCCACATAGTTGA
- the dapA gene encoding 4-hydroxy-tetrahydrodipicolinate synthase, which translates to MMIKPQGIIPAMVTPFDHNNRLNEAVVRQMIRRQIAAGVHGIFVLGTNGEFFAMSEDEKVELVRIAADEIGGSVPLYAGSGAITTSDTVRLSCRLEEAGADILSVITPYFVPLNQSELHKHFETVARSTALPIVLYNIPARTGIMLEARTVATLSQISNIVGVKDSSGNFEHVLQLIQQSDTNFSVLAGTDSLILSALQAGGSGAIAASANVVPATVVSIYDHWQAGRLEDANKAQADIAAIRKLMQYGSIPAGLKEILNQLGLEVGSPRLPVQPVDEVTRNAIAQGMRAACLVKEV; encoded by the coding sequence ATGATGATAAAACCTCAAGGTATTATACCCGCTATGGTAACACCATTTGATCATAATAATCGACTGAATGAAGCTGTCGTTCGCCAGATGATTCGGCGCCAAATTGCTGCAGGGGTACACGGAATCTTTGTACTCGGGACGAATGGTGAATTTTTCGCTATGTCGGAGGATGAGAAGGTCGAGCTTGTTCGTATTGCTGCGGATGAAATCGGTGGAAGCGTTCCGCTCTATGCTGGCTCGGGTGCTATCACGACATCGGATACCGTCCGTTTATCGTGTAGGTTAGAGGAAGCAGGCGCAGATATTTTATCTGTGATCACCCCTTATTTTGTTCCATTGAATCAGTCCGAGCTGCACAAGCACTTTGAAACTGTTGCAAGGTCTACGGCCCTGCCAATTGTACTCTATAATATTCCTGCCCGTACAGGCATTATGCTGGAAGCGCGGACAGTAGCCACGCTATCACAAATTTCTAACATCGTTGGTGTGAAGGATTCGAGCGGTAACTTCGAGCATGTGCTACAGCTCATTCAACAGAGTGATACAAACTTCTCGGTTCTTGCTGGCACAGATTCGTTAATATTATCGGCGCTACAGGCAGGGGGAAGCGGTGCTATCGCGGCATCGGCGAATGTTGTACCTGCAACGGTTGTCTCGATCTATGATCATTGGCAGGCAGGACGACTTGAAGATGCCAACAAAGCGCAAGCGGATATCGCGGCTATTCGAAAGCTAATGCAATACGGTTCCATTCCAGCTGGTCTGAAAGAAATTCTAAATCAGCTCGGACTTGAAGTGGGTTCACCGCGACTACCCGTACAGCCGGTTGACGAAGTGACGCGTAATGCGATTGCGCAAGGGATGCGTGCAGCTTGTCTTGTGAAGGAGGTGTAA
- a CDS encoding iron-containing alcohol dehydrogenase, protein MSILFQTSESILAGVGTFHSVAEQIQKQLGPVKRALIITISNMKKNGIADMLQQQLRTFRIESDVLDDEILPEPTADHIKEVHSKFKNEPYDVYIGIGGGSVLDATKLFSVLTTNHTSIEEMLGTDNIKQDGIPTVLIPTTSGTGSEVTPNAIVTFPERQLKIGVVSRRLYPKLAVLDPELTVSLPKEVTAATGMDAFTHALESFIGKKANRISDMFALESMRLISRSIVEAYENGSSIAARSAMLFGSAYGGMALAASGTAAVHAMAYPLGGTFSIPHGVANAMLLPHVMEAQLDEITNRLALAAGVMRQGLDINSRLASNEHEAAWALEQITEWTNRVGIPQNLEAYGVKEQDIPFLAEGASQVTRLMDNNPKQFSLAELEQIYRKLLPIKVS, encoded by the coding sequence TTGTCTATCCTATTTCAAACATCAGAATCTATATTAGCTGGCGTAGGCACATTCCATTCCGTTGCAGAGCAAATTCAGAAGCAGCTTGGACCTGTTAAGCGAGCGCTGATCATTACGATTTCAAATATGAAAAAGAATGGCATTGCGGATATGCTCCAGCAGCAGCTTCGTACATTCCGTATCGAGTCTGATGTACTAGACGATGAAATCTTACCTGAACCTACTGCAGATCATATCAAAGAGGTTCATTCGAAATTTAAAAATGAACCATACGACGTTTATATTGGCATTGGCGGTGGGAGCGTACTTGACGCAACGAAGCTGTTCTCTGTCTTAACGACAAACCATACATCCATTGAGGAAATGCTAGGGACGGACAATATTAAGCAGGATGGTATTCCAACTGTATTAATTCCGACAACCTCAGGAACAGGTTCAGAGGTTACGCCGAATGCGATCGTTACATTTCCTGAGCGACAATTGAAAATTGGTGTCGTTAGTCGTCGATTGTATCCAAAGCTCGCCGTACTAGACCCAGAGCTCACGGTCTCACTTCCGAAGGAAGTGACAGCGGCAACAGGTATGGACGCCTTTACGCATGCACTGGAATCATTCATAGGTAAGAAAGCGAATAGGATTAGCGATATGTTCGCATTGGAATCGATGCGGCTTATAAGTAGAAGCATTGTTGAAGCGTATGAAAACGGTAGCTCCATTGCTGCTCGTTCAGCGATGTTGTTCGGCTCCGCTTATGGTGGTATGGCGCTTGCGGCCTCAGGAACAGCTGCTGTTCATGCGATGGCCTATCCGTTAGGCGGCACTTTTAGTATTCCTCATGGTGTTGCCAATGCCATGCTGCTGCCTCATGTCATGGAAGCGCAGCTTGATGAGATTACAAATCGACTCGCCTTGGCTGCAGGTGTCATGCGCCAAGGGTTGGACATAAATAGCAGATTGGCTAGCAATGAGCATGAGGCGGCATGGGCACTTGAGCAGATTACCGAATGGACGAATCGCGTTGGCATCCCGCAAAATTTAGAGGCTTACGGTGTCAAGGAGCAGGATATTCCTTTCCTAGCAGAGGGAGCGTCACAGGTGACACGTCTGATGGATAATAATCCGAAGCAGTTTTCTCTCGCGGAGCTCGAGCAAATATATCGTAAGCTATTACCGATCAAAGTGAGCTAG
- a CDS encoding pectinesterase family protein, translated as MRTIIVDQNGNGDYLTVTEAIQAAPDHAIERTCIVLKNGEYREKITVPENKRNLCMIGETRDGAIIIYDDSFSTIKPNGEKMTMYETPTFTILADDFYAENITFANAASRVEPRGQALAIEARGDRAIFRNVSILGHQDTLYTSGYGRQLYDHCYIEGTVDFVFGSATAVFNECELHSIDRHNGYVTAPSTGNAQTYGYVFLNCRLTTSASAETVSLGRPWKPYGSSIFVNTWMDRHIRRGGWDNWRDPNKEITSRFAEYGSTGPGAEQADRVGWAKMLTEKAVATLTISSVLSGDDGWNPGEISVINAETGV; from the coding sequence ATGCGAACAATTATCGTGGATCAGAATGGAAATGGCGATTACCTTACAGTGACGGAGGCAATTCAGGCTGCCCCAGATCATGCAATTGAACGGACATGTATTGTACTTAAAAATGGTGAATATCGAGAGAAAATTACCGTTCCAGAGAACAAAAGAAACTTATGTATGATTGGCGAAACCCGAGATGGAGCAATCATCATCTATGACGATTCATTCTCAACAATAAAGCCCAATGGCGAGAAAATGACGATGTACGAAACACCGACCTTCACGATTCTTGCAGATGATTTCTATGCGGAGAATATAACCTTTGCAAATGCAGCGAGTAGAGTGGAACCGCGCGGGCAGGCACTCGCGATTGAAGCGAGAGGAGATCGGGCTATTTTTCGGAATGTCTCCATTCTTGGTCATCAAGATACGCTCTATACATCTGGTTATGGCAGACAATTGTATGACCACTGTTACATCGAGGGAACCGTAGACTTCGTATTCGGATCTGCGACAGCCGTATTTAATGAATGTGAGCTACATAGCATTGATCGTCATAATGGCTATGTGACAGCGCCTTCAACGGGAAATGCACAGACATATGGTTATGTATTTCTGAACTGCAGGCTAACGACCTCCGCATCTGCTGAGACCGTGAGTCTCGGCCGACCATGGAAGCCTTATGGTAGCTCGATTTTCGTAAATACATGGATGGATCGTCACATCCGCCGAGGTGGTTGGGATAATTGGCGTGACCCGAATAAGGAGATCACATCGCGATTTGCGGAATATGGAAGCACGGGTCCGGGAGCAGAACAAGCGGATCGTGTGGGATGGGCGAAAATGTTAACGGAAAAGGCGGTAGCGACATTAACGATAAGCAGCGTACTCTCAGGAGATGACGGATGGAATCCGGGAGAGATATCCGTGATAAACGCTGAGACAGGTGTGTAA
- a CDS encoding alpha/beta hydrolase family protein, with amino-acid sequence MWNPDGFMEMLYEQSVTARKGLSSRSNSERKALLKERLQSSLGSYEDMRAPLNPILLERIEYEDYIRERIEIGTVIGLRMPIYILIPKTEVRVVQSGQLPGMLALHGHGYGSREVIGLASDGTMLTKKGGHNSFAMELMRQGHIVVAPEMIGLGDRRLLRDTIPGKERSSCISLTGQLLMYGMSLGGLRVFEALRALDYFVTRTEVAADQIGCMGFSGGGTVAAYASALDERIKATVLCAFTNTFKGSILSINHCIDNFVPGVLDYAELPDLIGLIAPRPLFIESGENDPIFPASSLQEAIEILQGIYCQEQAEDMLQYDIFPGVHEVNGREIYPWLRSIWRSGISHYPGNDLNMIEEAKAE; translated from the coding sequence ATGTGGAATCCTGATGGCTTTATGGAAATGCTGTATGAACAATCCGTAACGGCAAGGAAGGGGCTATCCAGTCGAAGTAACTCGGAACGGAAAGCCCTATTAAAGGAACGATTACAATCTTCATTAGGATCTTACGAAGATATGCGCGCGCCGCTTAATCCAATTTTATTGGAACGAATAGAGTATGAAGATTACATTCGAGAACGTATCGAAATCGGAACGGTCATAGGACTTCGAATGCCGATATACATTCTCATTCCCAAGACAGAAGTTAGAGTGGTGCAGTCTGGGCAGCTTCCTGGAATGTTGGCATTGCATGGTCATGGTTACGGTAGCCGTGAGGTTATTGGTCTAGCCTCTGACGGTACGATGCTGACGAAAAAGGGGGGGCACAACAGCTTTGCGATGGAGCTCATGAGACAGGGGCATATTGTCGTAGCCCCGGAGATGATCGGCCTTGGTGATCGCAGGCTGCTTCGTGATACGATTCCGGGCAAAGAACGAAGCTCCTGTATTTCTTTAACCGGTCAATTGCTGATGTATGGCATGTCCCTCGGTGGACTGCGCGTATTCGAAGCGCTTAGGGCGCTCGATTATTTTGTCACGCGGACAGAGGTCGCTGCCGACCAGATTGGATGTATGGGCTTTTCTGGTGGTGGTACGGTCGCTGCATATGCTTCGGCGTTGGATGAGCGGATTAAAGCTACCGTATTATGTGCCTTTACCAATACATTTAAAGGTAGCATCTTATCTATCAATCATTGTATCGATAATTTTGTACCTGGCGTGCTGGATTATGCTGAGCTTCCGGACCTCATTGGATTAATCGCTCCGCGTCCTCTATTCATTGAATCGGGAGAGAATGACCCTATATTCCCTGCTTCATCCTTGCAAGAAGCGATTGAGATTCTGCAGGGCATCTATTGCCAGGAACAAGCAGAAGACATGCTCCAATACGATATTTTCCCAGGTGTGCACGAGGTGAATGGACGCGAAATATATCCTTGGCTACGCTCGATCTGGCGATCAGGGATTAGCCATTACCCAGGTAATGATCTGAATATGATAGAGGAGGCGAAAGCGGAATGA
- a CDS encoding Gfo/Idh/MocA family oxidoreductase, which produces MEKQTYRLGVIGLGEGRSILSAAQQSDRFEIANMCDLNEEMCKERAEEFGLTRYTLNYDDMLNDPDIDVIAIYTPDQLHARHIKQAFEAGKHVIVTKPMLVNLEGVHELLAASRASGKQLFVGQSSRFFEPMLHQREDYLAGKHGDLEAIETYYISDSRWFLERSWSKQSGFSWMYNFMIHAVDLAAWYLPSIEEVFGYGRSSSTNSAHGLTVPDTMRFLMKDAEGRIAQVSGSYTTPALRGIDPGISCTLRGTNGTSRAVYSKLEYYTKFQGEKSAVHSYQDKRPYYFRFEGESHHAGEYQNYIEYFATCLDQGETPKPDLHEGIRTLAVMAAMERSMETGLPVRVADILKEHELH; this is translated from the coding sequence ATGGAGAAACAAACATATCGGTTGGGTGTTATCGGGCTTGGGGAAGGAAGAAGTATTCTCTCGGCGGCACAGCAGAGTGATCGCTTTGAGATAGCGAACATGTGTGATCTGAATGAAGAGATGTGTAAGGAACGAGCGGAGGAGTTCGGCTTAACTCGCTATACACTCAACTATGATGACATGCTGAATGATCCAGACATCGATGTTATCGCGATTTATACCCCGGATCAGCTACATGCACGGCATATTAAACAAGCGTTCGAAGCAGGTAAACATGTCATCGTCACGAAACCAATGCTTGTTAATTTGGAAGGTGTTCATGAGCTACTCGCAGCATCAAGAGCATCTGGCAAGCAGCTGTTCGTTGGACAGAGCAGTCGCTTCTTTGAACCGATGCTGCATCAACGCGAAGATTACCTTGCGGGCAAGCATGGTGACCTCGAAGCGATTGAAACCTATTATATTTCGGACTCACGCTGGTTTCTTGAGCGTAGCTGGAGCAAGCAATCCGGCTTCAGCTGGATGTACAATTTCATGATCCATGCTGTAGACCTCGCAGCTTGGTACTTGCCGAGCATTGAAGAGGTATTCGGATATGGACGTTCAAGCAGCACCAACAGTGCTCACGGACTGACTGTACCGGATACGATGCGCTTCCTGATGAAAGATGCCGAAGGGCGCATTGCCCAAGTGAGTGGCTCCTATACAACACCAGCCTTACGCGGTATTGATCCGGGAATTAGCTGTACACTGCGTGGTACGAATGGCACCAGCCGCGCCGTCTATTCCAAGCTGGAATACTACACAAAGTTTCAAGGGGAAAAGTCGGCGGTTCATTCCTATCAGGACAAGCGACCGTATTACTTCCGTTTTGAAGGCGAGAGCCATCATGCAGGTGAGTACCAGAACTATATCGAATATTTCGCGACATGTCTGGATCAAGGAGAGACACCTAAGCCTGATCTACATGAGGGCATTCGGACGCTAGCGGTTATGGCAGCGATGGAACGAAGCATGGAGACAGGATTGCCAGTTCGTGTGGCGGATATATTGAAGGAGCATGAGCTTCACTAA
- a CDS encoding ATP-binding protein, with protein sequence MLKTEFIEVLSVISHKLYTSATDVMETASKLIPANTFCIANLDSLSTKVLKSYNREKVMLVEGLVVDNEESYCALVTEHAQGPLFIDNNLTHPLTKDMDATQFVGGCSFIGVPIRNEKGEFYGSLCSFDHNFYQYQKRDVELLIALSAFYTNLLDMESTFIQFKAIEEQATRMLEEKNNLLAVLSHEIRTPMNGVIGMTSLLQTTELSDEQTLYVDVIEKSGSNLLAMMDHILDYSKMEAGTITLENSPFQIRDIISHVLQLFSAEAEKKGLKLHAIFGSEAEPALLGDSNKICQILTNLVGNALKFTEHGEVCLFVQNNADLEDKVTFSVEVRDTGIGLPIEQKDSLFRSFSQIHERHSPGKYSGAGLGLSICKQLAELMNGEVWLKDTSEQGSSFVFAIPCPAVW encoded by the coding sequence ATGTTGAAAACGGAATTTATAGAGGTCTTGTCAGTTATTTCCCATAAATTATATACTTCGGCAACGGATGTTATGGAAACTGCGAGCAAGCTAATCCCGGCTAATACGTTCTGCATTGCCAACCTGGACAGCCTGTCCACTAAGGTTCTTAAATCGTATAACCGAGAGAAGGTTATGCTGGTTGAAGGACTGGTGGTGGACAATGAGGAGTCGTATTGTGCTCTGGTTACCGAACATGCGCAAGGTCCGCTTTTTATAGATAATAATCTGACTCATCCGCTGACCAAAGATATGGATGCGACGCAGTTTGTTGGAGGATGTTCGTTTATTGGAGTGCCGATTCGTAATGAAAAAGGGGAATTCTACGGTTCTCTGTGTTCATTCGATCATAATTTCTATCAGTACCAAAAGCGGGATGTAGAGCTTCTGATTGCCTTGTCGGCTTTTTACACGAACCTGCTGGATATGGAGTCTACTTTTATTCAATTTAAAGCCATAGAAGAACAGGCAACTCGTATGCTTGAAGAAAAAAATAATCTACTGGCCGTACTCAGTCATGAAATCCGTACACCGATGAATGGGGTGATTGGCATGACGAGTCTACTGCAGACGACCGAGCTGTCTGACGAGCAAACGCTTTATGTGGATGTGATTGAGAAGAGCGGTAGCAATCTGCTGGCGATGATGGATCACATCCTTGATTACTCTAAAATGGAGGCCGGGACGATAACGCTGGAGAATAGCCCATTCCAAATCCGTGATATTATCTCGCATGTATTGCAGTTGTTCTCTGCCGAGGCCGAGAAGAAAGGGTTAAAGCTGCATGCAATTTTCGGAAGTGAAGCAGAGCCTGCTCTTCTGGGGGATAGTAATAAAATTTGTCAAATTCTAACTAATCTAGTGGGAAACGCGCTTAAATTTACCGAACACGGAGAGGTCTGCTTATTTGTTCAAAATAATGCCGATTTGGAAGACAAGGTCACCTTCTCCGTCGAGGTAAGGGATACCGGCATTGGACTTCCTATAGAACAGAAGGATAGCCTGTTCCGCTCCTTTTCACAAATTCATGAAAGACACTCACCAGGGAAGTATAGCGGTGCGGGACTTGGGCTCTCCATCTGTAAGCAACTAGCAGAATTAATGAATGGAGAAGTCTGGCTTAAGGATACAAGCGAACAGGGTAGTTCCTTCGTATTTGCTATCCCCTGCCCCGCTGTGTGGTGA